A section of the Enterobacter sp. C2 genome encodes:
- the hrpA gene encoding ATP-dependent RNA helicase HrpA, whose protein sequence is MTEQQKLSFADLNTHLDNLMLRDRQRFARRLHGVKKVKNPEAQQAILREMTQEIVQAAAVVERRAASRPEISYPENLPVSQKKQDILEAIRDNQVTIVAGETGSGKTTQLPKICMELGRGVKGLIGHTQPRRLAARTVANRIAEELKSEPGGAIGYKVRFSDHVSENTMVKLMTDGILLAEIQQDRLLMQYDTIIIDEAHERSLNIDFLLGYFKELLPKRPDLKIIITSATIDPERFSRHFNNAPIIEVSGRTFPVEVRYRPIVEEADDTERDQLQAIFDAVDELGRESPGDILIFMSGEREIRDTADALNKLNLRHTEVLPLYARLSNSEQNRVFQPHGGRRIVLATNVAETSLTVPGIKYVIDPGTARISRYSYRTKVQRLPIEPVSQASANQRKGRCGRVSEGICIRLYSEDDFLSRPEFTDPEILRTNLASVILQMTALGLGDIAAFPFVEAPDKRNIQDGVRLLEELGAITTDESQTAYKLTAQGRQLSQLPVDPRLARMVLEAQKLGCVREAMIITSALSIQDPRERPMDKQQASDEKHRRFHDKESDFLAFVNLWNYLGEQQKALSSNQFRRLCRIDYLNYLRVREWQDIYTQLRQVVKELGIAVNSEPAEYREIHIALLTGLLSHIGMKDADKQEFTGARNARFSIFPGSGLFKKPPKWTMVAELVETSRLWGRIAARIDPEWVEPVAQHLLKRSYSEPHWERAQGAVMATEKVTVYGLPVVAARKVNYSQIDPALSRELFIRHALVEGDWQTRHAFFRENLKLRTEIEELEHKSRRRDILVDDDTLFEFYDQRISVDAVSARHFDSWWKKASRETPDLLNFEKSMLIKEGAEQVSKLDYPNFWHQGNLKLRLSYQFEPGADADGVTVHIPLPLLNQVEESGFEWQIPGLRRELIIALIKSLPKPIRRNFVPAPNYAEAFLGRVTPLELPLLDALERELRRMTGVTVDRDAWQWEQVPDHLKISFRVVDDKNRKLQEGRDLTALKESLKGKMQETLSAVADDGIEQSGLHIWSFGTLAQSYEQKRGNYKVKAWPALVDERDSVAIKLFDNPLEQEQAMWRGLRRLLLLNIPSPIKYLHEKLPNKAKLGLYFNPYGKVLDLIDDCIACGVDKLIHEAGGPVWTEEGFAALHEKVRAELNETVVEIAKQVEQILTAVFNINKRLKGRVDMTMALGLSDVKAQMSGLVYRGFVTGNGFSRLGDTLRYLQAIEKRLEKLAVDPHRDRAQMLKVEQVQQAWQQWLNKLPPARRNDDDVQAIRWMIEELRVSFFAQQLGTPYPISDKRILQAMEQISG, encoded by the coding sequence ATGACAGAACAACAGAAATTGTCCTTCGCCGACCTCAACACTCACCTCGATAACCTCATGCTCCGTGACCGGCAGCGCTTCGCCCGTCGTCTGCACGGCGTGAAGAAGGTTAAAAATCCTGAAGCTCAGCAGGCCATTCTGCGCGAGATGACCCAGGAGATCGTCCAGGCTGCGGCCGTCGTTGAGCGGCGCGCGGCATCGCGTCCGGAAATTAGCTATCCTGAGAATCTACCGGTCAGTCAGAAGAAGCAGGACATTCTGGAGGCCATTCGTGACAACCAGGTGACGATCGTTGCGGGTGAGACCGGCTCGGGCAAAACTACCCAGCTGCCAAAAATCTGCATGGAGCTGGGGCGAGGCGTTAAGGGCCTGATCGGCCATACCCAGCCGCGACGTCTGGCGGCGCGAACCGTGGCGAACCGTATTGCCGAAGAGCTGAAAAGCGAGCCGGGCGGCGCAATTGGCTATAAGGTGCGCTTTAGCGATCACGTCAGTGAGAACACCATGGTCAAGCTGATGACCGACGGTATTCTGCTGGCCGAGATCCAGCAGGATCGCCTGCTGATGCAGTACGACACCATCATCATCGATGAGGCCCACGAGCGCAGCCTGAACATCGATTTTCTGCTGGGCTACTTTAAAGAGCTGCTGCCCAAGCGCCCGGATCTGAAGATCATCATCACCTCGGCGACCATCGATCCGGAACGCTTCTCGCGTCACTTTAACAACGCGCCGATTATCGAAGTTTCAGGCCGTACGTTCCCGGTGGAGGTGCGCTATCGTCCTATCGTCGAAGAGGCGGATGATACCGAGCGCGATCAGCTCCAGGCTATTTTTGATGCGGTTGACGAGCTGGGACGCGAAAGTCCCGGGGATATCCTGATCTTTATGAGCGGCGAGCGGGAGATCCGCGACACTGCTGACGCGTTAAACAAACTCAACCTGCGCCATACCGAGGTGCTGCCGCTCTATGCGCGTCTGTCGAACAGCGAGCAAAACCGCGTCTTCCAGCCCCACGGCGGGCGGCGCATTGTGCTGGCTACCAACGTAGCAGAAACCTCGCTTACCGTGCCGGGCATTAAGTATGTGATCGATCCGGGTACGGCGCGTATCAGCCGCTACAGCTACCGTACCAAGGTGCAGCGTCTGCCGATTGAGCCGGTTTCACAGGCGTCGGCCAACCAGCGTAAAGGGCGCTGCGGCCGCGTGTCCGAGGGGATCTGTATTCGTCTCTACTCCGAGGACGACTTCCTCTCGCGGCCTGAGTTTACCGACCCAGAGATCCTGCGCACCAACCTCGCGTCGGTGATTTTGCAGATGACCGCCCTCGGGCTGGGCGACATCGCAGCCTTCCCGTTTGTTGAAGCACCGGATAAGCGCAACATTCAGGACGGCGTGCGCCTGCTGGAGGAGCTGGGGGCTATCACCACCGATGAGAGCCAGACCGCCTACAAGCTTACCGCCCAGGGACGCCAGCTGTCACAGCTTCCGGTGGATCCGCGTCTGGCCCGTATGGTGCTGGAGGCGCAGAAGCTGGGCTGCGTGCGCGAGGCAATGATCATCACCTCTGCGCTCTCCATTCAGGATCCGCGTGAGCGGCCAATGGACAAGCAGCAGGCGTCCGATGAAAAACATCGCCGCTTCCATGACAAAGAGTCTGACTTCCTCGCCTTTGTGAATCTGTGGAACTACCTTGGCGAACAGCAGAAAGCGCTGTCGTCGAACCAGTTCCGCCGTCTGTGCCGCATCGACTACCTCAACTACCTGCGGGTACGCGAGTGGCAGGATATCTATACCCAGCTGCGCCAGGTAGTAAAAGAGCTGGGTATTGCGGTTAACAGCGAGCCGGCAGAGTACCGCGAAATTCACATCGCGCTGCTCACCGGCCTGCTGTCGCATATCGGCATGAAGGATGCCGACAAACAGGAGTTTACCGGCGCGCGCAACGCCCGGTTCTCTATCTTCCCCGGCTCTGGGCTGTTTAAGAAGCCGCCAAAGTGGACGATGGTTGCCGAACTGGTAGAGACCAGCCGCCTGTGGGGGCGCATCGCCGCGCGTATCGATCCCGAGTGGGTCGAGCCGGTGGCCCAGCATCTGCTCAAGCGCTCATACAGCGAGCCGCACTGGGAGCGGGCCCAAGGCGCGGTAATGGCGACGGAAAAAGTCACCGTCTACGGCCTGCCGGTGGTCGCCGCGCGCAAGGTCAACTACAGCCAGATCGACCCGGCGCTCAGCCGCGAACTGTTTATCCGCCATGCGTTAGTGGAGGGCGACTGGCAGACCCGGCACGCCTTCTTCCGCGAGAACCTGAAGCTGCGCACCGAGATCGAAGAGCTGGAGCATAAATCGCGCCGCCGTGACATTCTGGTGGATGACGACACGCTGTTTGAGTTTTACGACCAGCGCATTAGCGTCGACGCCGTTTCTGCCCGCCACTTTGACAGCTGGTGGAAAAAGGCCAGCCGCGAAACGCCGGATCTGCTCAACTTTGAAAAGAGCATGCTGATTAAAGAGGGCGCGGAGCAGGTCAGCAAGCTGGACTACCCCAACTTCTGGCATCAGGGCAACCTGAAGCTGCGTCTGAGCTACCAGTTTGAACCGGGTGCGGACGCCGACGGGGTAACAGTGCACATTCCGCTGCCGCTGCTTAACCAGGTGGAGGAGAGCGGCTTCGAGTGGCAGATCCCCGGTCTGCGCCGGGAGCTGATTATCGCCCTGATCAAGTCGCTGCCGAAACCGATCCGACGTAACTTTGTACCCGCGCCCAACTATGCCGAAGCATTTCTGGGCCGCGTCACGCCGCTTGAACTGCCGCTGCTGGATGCCCTGGAGCGCGAGCTGCGCCGCATGACCGGCGTCACCGTCGATCGTGACGCGTGGCAGTGGGAGCAGGTGCCTGACCATCTGAAGATCAGCTTCCGCGTAGTGGATGACAAAAACCGCAAACTGCAAGAGGGGCGTGACCTGACGGCGTTGAAGGAGAGCCTGAAGGGCAAAATGCAGGAGACGCTGTCGGCGGTGGCCGATGACGGCATTGAACAGAGCGGGCTGCATATCTGGAGCTTCGGCACTCTCGCCCAGAGCTATGAGCAGAAGCGCGGTAACTATAAGGTGAAGGCGTGGCCAGCGCTGGTGGACGAGCGCGACAGCGTGGCGATCAAGCTATTTGATAACCCGCTGGAGCAGGAGCAGGCCATGTGGCGCGGCCTGCGCCGGCTGCTGCTGCTTAATATCCCGTCGCCGATTAAGTATCTGCACGAGAAGCTGCCTAACAAAGCCAAGCTGGGGCTCTACTTTAACCCCTACGGCAAAGTGCTGGATCTGATCGACGACTGTATCGCCTGTGGCGTCGATAAGCTGATTCACGAGGCAGGTGGCCCGGTATGGACAGAAGAGGGCTTCGCGGCGCTGCATGAGAAGGTACGCGCCGAGCTGAACGAGACGGTAGTGGAGATTGCCAAGCAGGTTGAGCAGATCCTGACCGCGGTGTTCAATATCAACAAGCGTCTGAAAGGTCGCGTGGATATGACCATGGCGCTGGGGCTGTCGGACGTAAAAGCGCAGATGTCGGGGCTGGTCTATCGCGGCTTTGTCACCGGCAACGGTTTTAGCCGCCTGGGCGATACCCTGCGTTATCTGCAGGCCATCGAAAAACGGCTGGAGAAGCTGGCGGTGGATCCGCACCGCGATCGCGCGCAGATGCTGAAGGTGGAGCAGGTGCAGCAGGCGTGGCAGCAGTGGTTGAACAAGCTGCCGCCCGCCCGCCGCAACGATGATGACGTACAGGCGATCCGCTGGATGATCGAGGAGCTGCGGGTGAGCTTCTTTGCTCAGCAGCTGGGTACCCCGTATCCGATTTCAGATAAGCGTATCCTGCAGGCGATGGAGCAGATCTCCGGCTAA
- the azoR gene encoding FMN-dependent NADH-azoreductase: protein MSKVLVLKSSILAGYSQSGQLADYLVDQWREKNSADEITVRDLAANPIPVLDGELVGALRPSDAPLTPRQQEALALSDELIAELKAHDVIVLAAPMYNFNIPTQLKNYFDLVARAGVTFRYTENGPEGLVTGKRAVVLSSRGGIHKDTPSDLIAPYLKLFLGFIGITDVNFVFAEGIAYGPEVATKAQADAKAAIDSIVTA, encoded by the coding sequence ATGAGCAAAGTATTAGTTCTTAAATCCAGTATTCTGGCAGGGTACTCGCAGTCTGGTCAGCTGGCTGATTATCTGGTTGATCAGTGGCGCGAGAAGAACAGCGCGGATGAGATCACCGTGCGTGACCTGGCCGCTAACCCGATTCCGGTACTGGACGGTGAGTTGGTTGGCGCGCTGCGCCCAAGCGATGCGCCGCTGACCCCGCGTCAGCAGGAAGCGCTGGCCCTCTCCGATGAGCTGATTGCCGAGCTGAAAGCGCATGACGTGATTGTGCTGGCGGCCCCGATGTATAACTTCAACATCCCGACCCAGCTGAAGAACTACTTTGACCTGGTTGCCCGTGCAGGCGTGACCTTCCGCTACACCGAAAACGGTCCGGAAGGCCTGGTAACCGGCAAACGTGCGGTTGTGCTCTCCAGCCGTGGCGGCATTCATAAAGATACCCCGTCTGACCTGATCGCCCCGTACCTGAAGCTGTTCCTCGGCTTCATCGGTATCACCGACGTGAACTTCGTGTTCGCCGAAGGCATCGCCTACGGCCCGGAAGTGGCGACCAAAGCCCAGGCCGATGCGAAAGCTGCTATCGACAGCATCGTTACCGCCTAA
- a CDS encoding Hok/Gef family protein produces MPTKYALVAIIVLCGTALGFTLMVRGSLCELSFKQRSMEFKAVLAYESKK; encoded by the coding sequence ATGCCGACGAAATATGCCCTTGTGGCAATCATAGTGCTATGCGGTACGGCACTGGGATTTACGCTGATGGTGCGCGGCTCACTTTGTGAACTGAGTTTTAAGCAGCGTAGTATGGAGTTTAAAGCTGTTCTCGCTTACGAATCGAAGAAGTAG
- a CDS encoding YnbE family lipoprotein produces MRTLNAAFSLLLLLMLTGCTPRIEVAAPKEPITINMNVKIEHDINIKADKEVEALLKDRQ; encoded by the coding sequence ATGAGAACCCTAAATGCCGCTTTTAGCCTGCTGCTTCTGCTGATGCTGACCGGCTGCACGCCGCGTATTGAAGTGGCGGCTCCAAAAGAGCCGATCACCATCAACATGAACGTGAAGATCGAACATGACATCAACATCAAGGCGGATAAAGAGGTTGAGGCTCTGCTTAAGGATCGGCAGTAA
- a CDS encoding YdbH family protein produces MRGKYKAAIALLLLLILLPLTLLLTLAQWLPGLAGIWLPAGTRIMLEASPRLTRHALYIPDLRYLVGDCPLAWIQNAEITHPSRWQLKIDAVDLNQTCLQKLPQTEPSTTAPRTLAEWQAMLPYAWVKIDRVTVSPFQAWEGSLSLSLTPQVQQVRYHGDRLTLNATLRGQALTVNELALSLLDNQPPIALSGEFTLPRLPAGAPVDGRATATLNLPQVPSGVDAELEWRGNTGQLIVMARDNPDPLLDLPWQVTQQQITISDGRWQWPYQEGIPLSGRVALKVKEWQQGLEKAEVSGRLNVLTQGQAGKGNAVLSFGPGHLSTTESTMPLQLTGEAKQGDLIFYAVLPAQLTGSLAEPQLRFSPGALLRSRGRVIDSLNIDEIRWPLAGVTLTRQGVDGRLQAILRAHEAQLGDFVLHLDGRAQNFLPDNGLWQWAYWGDGNFTPMQARWDVRGRGEWRDSDIILTDLSTGFDQLAYGSVQVRQPRVVLDAPIRWSRNPQHPHFSGALALDAQETSLNGGGALPPSTLKFSVEGRDPTRFQFKGDLHAAAIGPVRVNGRWDGERLRGLAWWPRQPLSVFQPLLPPDWKMDLRKGELYAQIAFSAAAGQGFEAGGHGAIRQGSAWLPDNKFNGVDFILPFRVSEAGWQFGTRGPVSLRIAEIVNQVTARNFTADLQGAYPWREDNPLLLSDVSVDLLGGKVTMQQLRMPQHDAALLRLQHISSSELITALHPKQIALSGPINGALPLWLEHDKWLIKDGWLNSPAALTLRLDNDTADALAKKNIAAGAAINWLRYMEISRSWTTLNLDNQGALTLQATLHGTSYVEGRRNTVNLNYHHEENVFTLWRSLRYGDNVETWLEQHAALPGCLPERGCKEKE; encoded by the coding sequence ATGAGGGGTAAATACAAAGCTGCCATTGCGCTTCTCCTGCTGTTGATACTGCTGCCGCTGACGCTGCTGCTTACGCTCGCCCAGTGGCTACCGGGGCTGGCGGGTATCTGGCTACCGGCCGGCACCCGTATTATGCTGGAGGCCAGCCCGCGGCTTACCCGTCATGCGCTGTACATCCCTGACCTGCGTTATCTGGTGGGAGATTGCCCTCTCGCCTGGATCCAGAATGCAGAGATCACCCATCCCAGCCGCTGGCAGTTGAAGATTGACGCGGTAGACCTCAACCAAACCTGCTTACAAAAACTTCCCCAAACCGAGCCGTCAACCACCGCACCGCGTACCCTGGCCGAGTGGCAAGCCATGCTGCCTTATGCATGGGTGAAGATAGATCGGGTGACAGTGTCACCTTTTCAGGCGTGGGAGGGGTCACTATCGCTTTCATTAACGCCGCAGGTTCAGCAGGTACGCTATCACGGCGATCGGCTTACGCTTAATGCCACCCTGCGCGGGCAGGCGTTAACCGTCAACGAACTGGCGCTCTCCCTGCTAGATAATCAGCCACCCATCGCACTCTCGGGCGAGTTTACGCTGCCCCGACTGCCTGCTGGTGCACCGGTTGACGGACGTGCCACCGCGACGCTCAACTTGCCGCAGGTGCCGTCTGGTGTCGATGCTGAGCTGGAGTGGCGTGGCAATACCGGACAGCTGATCGTCATGGCCCGCGATAACCCCGATCCGCTTCTCGATCTGCCGTGGCAGGTGACCCAACAGCAGATAACGATTAGCGATGGCCGCTGGCAGTGGCCTTATCAGGAGGGCATCCCGCTGAGCGGGCGCGTTGCCCTGAAAGTTAAGGAGTGGCAACAGGGCCTGGAGAAAGCAGAGGTCAGCGGTCGGTTAAATGTGTTAACTCAGGGGCAGGCGGGCAAGGGTAACGCGGTGCTGAGCTTCGGGCCCGGACATTTGAGCACCACAGAGAGCACCATGCCGCTCCAGCTCACCGGCGAGGCGAAGCAGGGCGATCTCATTTTCTACGCGGTGCTGCCTGCCCAGCTAACCGGCTCGCTCGCCGAGCCACAGCTACGTTTCTCCCCCGGCGCGCTGCTGCGCTCCCGGGGACGCGTTATTGACTCCCTGAATATTGATGAAATTCGTTGGCCGCTGGCGGGCGTCACGCTGACCCGCCAGGGCGTGGACGGACGTCTGCAGGCTATTCTGCGAGCGCATGAGGCGCAGTTGGGGGATTTTGTCCTCCATCTCGACGGTCGCGCGCAGAATTTCCTGCCGGACAACGGGCTGTGGCAGTGGGCCTACTGGGGAGACGGCAACTTTACCCCGATGCAGGCGCGCTGGGACGTCAGGGGCCGGGGCGAGTGGCGCGACAGCGATATCATCCTGACGGATCTCTCTACCGGTTTTGACCAACTGGCCTATGGCAGTGTGCAGGTACGCCAGCCCAGAGTGGTGCTTGATGCGCCGATCCGCTGGTCACGAAATCCGCAGCATCCTCATTTTAGCGGCGCATTGGCGCTGGACGCGCAGGAGACCTCTCTCAACGGCGGTGGTGCGCTGCCTCCTTCAACGCTTAAGTTCAGTGTCGAGGGGCGCGATCCGACTCGGTTTCAGTTTAAAGGCGACCTCCATGCGGCAGCAATCGGCCCGGTGCGGGTTAACGGACGCTGGGACGGCGAGCGCCTGCGCGGCCTGGCCTGGTGGCCGCGCCAGCCGTTAAGCGTTTTTCAGCCGCTGCTGCCGCCTGACTGGAAGATGGATCTGCGCAAGGGCGAGCTGTATGCTCAGATTGCCTTCTCGGCGGCGGCGGGCCAGGGATTTGAAGCCGGTGGCCACGGCGCGATCCGTCAGGGCAGCGCCTGGCTCCCCGATAATAAATTCAACGGCGTCGATTTTATTTTACCCTTCCGCGTTAGCGAGGCGGGGTGGCAGTTTGGCACGCGGGGGCCGGTATCGCTACGCATTGCTGAGATCGTCAATCAGGTTACCGCCCGCAACTTCACTGCCGATCTGCAGGGCGCATACCCGTGGCGCGAGGATAATCCGCTACTGCTTAGCGACGTTAGCGTCGATTTGCTGGGGGGCAAAGTGACCATGCAGCAGCTGCGCATGCCCCAGCACGATGCAGCCCTGCTGCGCCTGCAACATATCTCCTCAAGCGAGCTGATTACCGCCCTGCATCCGAAGCAAATTGCGCTCTCGGGGCCGATCAACGGCGCGCTGCCTCTGTGGCTGGAGCATGATAAATGGCTCATTAAAGACGGATGGCTTAACAGCCCTGCCGCGCTGACGCTGCGTCTTGATAACGACACCGCCGACGCGCTGGCGAAGAAGAATATTGCGGCGGGGGCGGCCATTAACTGGCTGCGTTACATGGAGATCTCGCGCTCCTGGACCACGCTCAACCTCGACAACCAGGGCGCGCTGACGCTTCAGGCCACGCTGCACGGCACCAGCTACGTCGAGGGGAGACGCAACACCGTGAATCTCAACTACCATCATGAAGAAAACGTATTCACCCTGTGGCGCAGCCTGCGCTACGGCGACAACGTAGAGACATGGCTTGAACAGCATGCGGCACTGCCGGGCTGCTTACCCGAACGGGGATGTAAGGAAAAAGAATGA
- the zinT gene encoding metal-binding protein ZinT, whose amino-acid sequence MANHFGKFAVALGTLLLAGQALAHGHHSHGKPLTAMEQKAAEGEFNDNDVKGRDLSDWDGMWQSIYPYLLSGDLDPVFKKKAEKEKGKTAEQIKEYYRKGYLTDVDTLGIENGVMEFHTGDKVSSCKYESAGYKILTYASGKKGVRYLFECKDATSNAPKFVQFSDHTIAPRKSAHFHIFMGNTSQEALLKEMDNWPTYYPYQLSKEQVVDEMLHH is encoded by the coding sequence TTGGCTAACCATTTTGGAAAATTTGCAGTAGCTCTGGGAACATTATTGCTGGCGGGGCAGGCGTTGGCGCACGGCCACCACTCGCACGGTAAACCGCTGACGGCGATGGAGCAAAAAGCTGCCGAGGGCGAGTTCAATGACAACGATGTCAAAGGGCGCGACCTGAGCGACTGGGACGGTATGTGGCAATCTATCTATCCCTATCTGCTCAGCGGCGATCTCGATCCGGTTTTCAAAAAGAAGGCTGAGAAAGAGAAGGGTAAAACCGCCGAGCAGATCAAAGAGTACTATCGCAAGGGGTATCTTACGGATGTCGATACGCTGGGCATCGAGAACGGCGTGATGGAGTTTCATACCGGCGATAAGGTAAGCAGCTGTAAGTATGAGTCAGCGGGCTATAAGATCCTCACCTACGCCTCAGGTAAAAAAGGCGTGCGCTATCTTTTTGAGTGTAAGGATGCCACCAGCAACGCGCCGAAATTCGTGCAGTTCAGCGACCACACTATCGCCCCGCGCAAGTCAGCGCACTTCCATATCTTTATGGGTAACACCTCTCAGGAGGCGCTGCTGAAGGAGATGGATAACTGGCCGACCTATTATCCGTATCAGCTCAGCAAAGAGCAGGTGGTTGACGAGATGCTCCACCACTAA
- a CDS encoding 2-hydroxyacid dehydrogenase, whose translation MKLAVYSTKQYDKKYLQQVNESYQYDLEFFDFLLTEKTAKTAHDCDGVCIFVNDDGSRPVLEELKKHGVKFIALRCAGFNNVDLDAAKELGLRVVRVPAYSPEAVAEHTIGMMMTLNRRIHRAYQRTRDANFSLEGLTGFTMHGKTAGVIGTGKIGIATLRILKGFGMRLLASDPYPSAAALELGAEYVDLPTLFANSDVITLHCPLTPENYHLLNRDSFAQMKDGVMIINTSRGGLVDSQAAIEALKTQKIGALGMDVYENERDLFFEDKSNDVIQDDVFRRLSACHNVLFTGHQAFLTAEALISISQTTLENLRQLETGDSCPNALV comes from the coding sequence ATGAAACTCGCGGTATACAGCACCAAGCAGTACGATAAAAAGTACCTGCAGCAGGTTAACGAGAGCTATCAATACGATCTTGAATTCTTTGACTTTCTGTTAACGGAAAAAACGGCGAAGACCGCCCACGACTGCGACGGAGTATGCATTTTTGTTAACGATGATGGCAGCCGTCCGGTGCTGGAAGAGTTAAAGAAGCACGGGGTCAAATTTATCGCCCTGCGCTGCGCTGGTTTTAACAACGTCGATCTCGATGCGGCAAAAGAGCTGGGACTGCGCGTGGTTCGCGTTCCGGCCTACTCGCCTGAAGCGGTGGCTGAACACACCATTGGCATGATGATGACCCTTAACCGCCGCATCCATCGCGCCTATCAGCGTACCCGCGACGCTAACTTCTCGCTGGAGGGGCTAACCGGCTTCACCATGCACGGTAAAACCGCCGGGGTAATCGGCACGGGTAAAATCGGTATTGCCACCCTGCGTATTCTAAAAGGCTTTGGCATGCGCCTGCTGGCGTCCGATCCCTACCCGAGCGCGGCCGCGCTGGAGTTAGGGGCCGAGTATGTCGATCTACCGACGCTGTTTGCCAATTCTGACGTTATCACCCTGCACTGCCCGCTGACGCCGGAAAACTACCATCTTCTCAACCGCGACTCTTTCGCGCAGATGAAGGATGGAGTGATGATCATCAACACCAGCCGTGGCGGTCTGGTTGACTCCCAGGCGGCCATTGAAGCGCTGAAGACACAGAAAATTGGCGCACTAGGCATGGACGTGTATGAGAACGAGCGCGATCTCTTCTTTGAAGATAAGTCGAACGATGTGATCCAGGATGATGTCTTCCGTCGCCTCTCTGCCTGCCATAACGTGCTGTTTACCGGTCACCAGGCGTTTCTGACCGCCGAAGCGCTGATTAGCATCTCGCAAACTACGCTGGAAAACCTGCGTCAGCTGGAAACCGGTGATTCGTGCCCTAACGCGCTGGTGTAA
- the hslJ gene encoding heat shock protein HslJ, whose product MKRVIVLTGLCVLLAGCVRDGKVSVTSEQLIGHRFVLENVNGKAITPGENPPELRFGEKMAISGSMCNRFSGQGKLSSGELTAKALVMTRMACADPQRNELDSVIGTVLKDGAQVDLTDSQLTLTTADKTLIYKLADAGQ is encoded by the coding sequence ATGAAAAGAGTGATTGTATTAACTGGGCTGTGTGTTCTGCTGGCAGGCTGTGTGCGGGATGGAAAGGTCTCCGTGACCAGCGAGCAGCTGATCGGCCATCGCTTTGTGCTGGAGAACGTTAACGGCAAGGCAATAACCCCTGGAGAGAATCCGCCCGAGCTACGCTTCGGTGAGAAGATGGCGATCTCCGGCAGCATGTGTAACCGTTTCTCCGGTCAGGGGAAACTCTCCAGCGGCGAGCTGACGGCGAAAGCGCTGGTGATGACCCGCATGGCCTGTGCCGATCCGCAGCGTAACGAGCTGGATAGCGTGATTGGCACCGTGCTTAAAGACGGCGCGCAGGTCGATCTTACCGACAGCCAGCTGACGTTAACCACAGCGGACAAGACGCTGATCTATAAGCTGGCTGACGCAGGACAGTAA
- a CDS encoding DUF333 domain-containing protein, producing the protein MRTALWVGCAVWLLSACSSEPVQQATAAHVAPGLKAAMSSTGAANCAMIGGSLSIARQLDGSATGMCALPNGKRCSEQSLATGTCGSY; encoded by the coding sequence ATGCGTACAGCGTTATGGGTAGGGTGTGCTGTCTGGTTACTTTCGGCATGTAGCAGCGAGCCTGTACAGCAGGCCACGGCGGCGCACGTTGCGCCGGGTCTGAAGGCCGCCATGTCCAGTACGGGTGCAGCCAACTGCGCGATGATTGGCGGTTCGCTCTCAATTGCCCGCCAGCTAGATGGCTCCGCCACGGGCATGTGTGCACTGCCTAACGGTAAACGCTGTAGCGAACAATCTCTTGCCACAGGCACCTGCGGCAGCTACTGA
- a CDS encoding cold-shock protein, with protein sequence MSSHIHFRCPHCHGSQYRTSHFDVSEANPFGAKCIFCKSSMIMLNNVSAPLSAAHVALDLRT encoded by the coding sequence ATTTCTAGTCACATTCATTTCCGATGCCCACACTGTCATGGGTCGCAATACAGAACTTCACATTTTGACGTGAGCGAAGCCAATCCCTTCGGCGCAAAATGCATTTTTTGTAAGTCCTCCATGATCATGCTGAATAACGTTTCAGCCCCGCTTTCCGCTGCCCACGTAGCGCTGGATTTACGCACCTAG